The nucleotide sequence AACAACATGGTTGCAGCACGTTCCAACGAAGATGGGGAATTTTTAAGAGAGCAACGCGACACCCAACGCAACTACGACCTACCCCATACCCAAGAGCTTACTTAGAAGCAACCAACAATACAAGAATAtaaagctagtgtttaaacattttagttagaatttaaacgccaaaatggcattgtctacgaCCCTTTCAGAGTTAGAAAAGATAAGAGTTCAGTTTAAACTAAACAACCATGAACACTTTTGGCataatttttaaaaggcctaatcTTTATtaactccaaccaacaagtacttcatgcaatagtccatattttatactaaaccataggaacaaaatatttaagtACTATTTAATAATTTTGCCCAATATAACTCGCCAAAAATAGtactttaacataagttcagatcTTTGTCGACTTAACGAAAAGGTTTATTTTAATCTTCAATTTGATTTTTTTGAGCTTACAAGAACATTAGTTAACACATTTATttttcaaaaattaaagttgcattttcatctacaccacttgctcatcatctttacataagcactatacatgagttatattttattcttgtttatagaattttttttcgtaccaaacaattaaaactacttattttattctttttattaggattttcattagtaaattaacttagatatttatttgatttctctcaaccataaaagtgagttgcacagggtttgtttatcatttcgtgtgtgttttaatttttttaaaactcGAGAACTTATTTTGCTATTTTCTCCTAGGCCTTAACCTATATGCTAAATAAGTTCGTAACACCACCATGGGTGTTACAATAGTCCCACACGTGCCAGGCGACGGAGGGCCCGCTACTCAGCGTCGCTTGGTGGCTGGGGGCTGCTCCTCCGTAGGAAACTAGACGCGGTGTGGATAAAGACACCGCGCGACCCTCTGTTCCGTCTTCCCTACCGTCCTACCGACTGCGCCAGGTGAGCCGCCCGGCCTCTCCCCGTCCTCATTTTTCCATTCGTTTTCCCACCTCTCTGCTGCGGCTCACTAGTAGCCTGCTTCTCCACGTGGCCCTCCGCGTGGTGCCTGTAGGTGAGGAGGTTAGGACGACGCCGGATCAGTGGTGCTGTCGGTGGGGGACGATCTAGACCGGAGACATGTCCACACGCGGAAGATTCAGGCCTCAGCAAAGGCGGGTCCACATGCGGAGGCCCTGAGCTGGTAGCGCAGCGGACCTGGCGGTGTGGACGGATGGCGCAACGCGGCGGCATGTCGGCCCGACAAGGTAGACTGCCATCTCTCCTCTCCTATGTCTCTCTCGCCCTCACACTTTCTAACTCTGGTGAAGCTAAGATCTGTCAGCACGAATAGATGTGGCGGTAGAAGAGGAAGGGGGCAAGGGTCCGGCTGCAACTCGCCGGGGCCCCTCCAACGATTCCCTAGCCTATGTAGAACCCGGCAGCGATGGCGGCTTGCTGGCTCTAGGTCATCATCATCGCCACTGCCTGCCAGGAGGGCCCCCTCAGGCTCGGCAGTAGGCATAACGGGAGCAGAGGCGGTGCTCTGGCCAAGGACATGGCGGATGCGTGTCAACCCGCCCCTCCTAGAAGCAGTGCCTACTAGATCCAGCGTGCGGGGCCACGACGATGACGACAATGGTGTTGTGAAGCaccaagatggaggaggaggtggctccGGTGTGCTCGGCCATCTTCCAATCTTGATAGGTACCCTCGCTTCCGCCTCCGGTTGGTCTGATGTGTCCAAAGGTTCTTTTTTCTTCTTAGTTTTTTTCTCTCTTGCTATTATCCTGTTGAGCTCGATGATGTCATGGTTTCTATTCCGACGCCactccacctccatctccacccCCATCTCGCCACCCCTGAAAACCTACTCCCCTTCCATGCTTTTCACACCCCTAAAAACCTTCTCCCCTTCCTTGCTATTCATAGCGCCTCGGCCAGTGTAGCGATGTTCTCTCCACCGTGATTTGCCATAGAATTTCCCTGGTTTCATGGTTAGGATTTGGGCATGCGCAGGTCGAGGTTCCACACTTCCACTGAGATTAGTGATGGATTGTCTCTTGTTTGGTTGATTTGGTGTTCACATTTTTTAGGTGCTTTCTTTTGTACCAACACAGATGCACGGATGCTTCTTGCTTCATCCAGCTTGGATTCCTCTGAAATTGCAGATTGCGGTTTATGCATCTAGGTCATTCATGTAGTGATTTGTGTGTCTGAACAAAAATGTGTTTGATTTTACATTGTGTTGATCTACAAcatagaaaaaaacaaaagagcCCTAACCAGGTTTAGAGTTCAGCGATCCACACACTCGAGAAATAAGATGGTTTGTGTCACAAAAACAAGAACCCTTGGTAAGTCTGCATGAATTGAATTGTTGTTCTTACCTGATTTAGAGTTGTGATAGCAAGTGTTTTTTTCCAAGGCTAAGAGCGGAAATTATGCTGGTTGCCTCTTCAGTTAGGTGACCAGATAGAGCAGTGTTCTTTCTtcctctattctcttctctataCTTCTAATTATATTTGGCTCACTACAAATGGATTCTTAGATATTAACATAGTACTGCGTTCCTACcatataaaaaaatcttttatgtCTAGATTAATACATGTACGTATAGAATAAGACGTTCATTAGTATTTGAACTCCGCTGCTTTATGTACTTGGAAAATTAGTTGCGTTGCATCTCAGAATCGCCATTCAATACGGTTACACCTATGTACCTCATTGTGGTGAATTTTAATAATACTTTTGATGCAATCACTTTTACTTCCGTCTGTTTACTGAACTGGGCGAGCTTTGCTAATTCCTAATCAGATGAGATGGAGATACATGTGTTAGTTTTGCTTTGATACTTCCTGGACATGTCTCCTAATAATTATGTGGAAAAATGTACACACATCTATGCTTGTATGGCAGCAAACTAAAACAGTGTTGCTCAATAGTATTCTGACTTGCCATATTCTAGAGTTGACAATTAGCTATGCACTTACAGAATACAGTAATGTTAATGCTCTGATGTTTGATCTTTCAGCTTTTGCTCCGATCCATTTTTTATTTTGCTTTCTGTACATCAGGTTTCTAGCTCAAAGTTAACATTTCCTGAATTATGAAGCATTTGGAATGCTATCAGAGCAAAAATGTTCTGAAAAGGCAGATTTTAGTTATGGTAAAAAGTGTTCTGAAGAAACTATGAATAGTTGGATAAAAATGCTAAATTTACTTTGTTAAATTCATGCTAGCTGTGTGACGTTACACCCCTAGACTATCATTTTACAAATGAAAATATTTCAATATTCCATTATACAAACATGATGTACTGAACTTGCATATATTACAGGATGCTTGGCCTGTGATCGTTTTTGGACTAATCCTGTCTCTATAAATGAATGGATGAGATGGTGAGCATGagctcacctatgttacttataccAAAATTTATCAGGTTTGAGTGAACTGTGATATTAATCCAATGGTTGTCTGATGATCTAGGCAAGTTTGGTGATTCCAATCTCCGATTCAGGTGTGTAGCTAGCCAGCTTGGCGAGAAGCTAGATGAGGTAGTGTCGTAGGTCAGGGCAGTGGCCGGGCAATGGTTGTCCACTATCCAAGTCCAATTAAAGTTTACATGGGTGTTGGAGGCTGAGGCACAGAGAACCCTGACTTGCCCTGTTCGGCTGGTTAGGAAaacggctgatgctgatgctgattcgttgcgagagaaaaacactgttattttGCTAAAACgatacggctgataagttcaagcgaacaggctaagcTTCCTCGATTCTAGACAGAAGCAGACGTCCTCTGTGATAAAAAATCGGATATAGACTTGCCAAACAATTGTTGTAATATCCACATTTATCCATGTAATAGATGAGCTTGATAGCATATGAACTTCTGTGAACCAATTGGCATATGAACTTCTGTGAACCAATTGGCATTCACCATCGATGTTGTGGTGGCTAATGGTTTGCCCCTGATGTTTTTGTTGCTTGTGCTAGAAAATGGCCCTACTCTTATTGTTGGTTTCTCTATAAACCTGGTCACAACACTTGATACACATCGTTTACATTCTCATGTTTTGCAGAAAAACAAAACGAATGAAGCGTCTCTATGCGCGCATGGGCGCGCGCCAATCACTAGTTTAACTATAAAGGCTAAGCTCTGAGTAATTTACTACAGCAATGCACTTCTATATCCTCTATTCCGAGAGATCTCTTGTAACTAATATTATTTGCTATACAGATTTGACTATAAACGCTAAGCTTCGAGTAATTTACTACAGCGATGCACTTCGCTATTGCTACCGTAATGGTAAATGATAATCACACTCCAAAGTCAAAAGAAGGCGAACTTCGCCACTGCTACCGTGTCAGTTGTCATGATATGCCATGATCTTATGCGGATAACTACGGGCGAACCACCACATGCACGTTGGGAGTGCTTTGTTGCATCAACGTTGCTCTCAGAGGCGTCACCCGTGCTGACAATAATCTTTTCCCGTGTCCAACTTGAGATTAGATAACCAACCACAGCTAGCACCAGTCAGCGAGCGTAGCCTAGAGGAAGAGAGAGCCGACATGCATGCATGGGAGATGGGAGGACTCGCCTGGAACTCGCATGTGGACTTGTGGAGCCAGGGGATCCAGTCCAGTCTCGGCGGGTGTGAGGCAACCGGACAGGCGGACACCACAAATCCGGTCGTCATCGACGGTAGTAGCTAGGCACGGGGCATTAACCGAACAAGATGAAATGATAATTTGCGAGTTGCGACAAACAGGACGAGCATAAAGATTAGCCCCCCTTGGACTCGGAGGGTGGAGTTGGGGATTGGAATGCTTGCTGTTGCCTTTGATGTGTTTAGAAAAGGGCAAGCAGCGGCCCAGTGCCATGGGCGTGAAATATCAGTCGTACACgtatgttgtggttgtggaaATATCTCATTTCCGTGTTAACTCTCTCTGGGAGTGGGAGGAAGGCGCGAGATATTTTCCCTACTCCCTAGCGATCTACTAGAGCTTGCAGTCAAATGGTCCTGCTATATTCTGCTAGCAGTAAGCCAGTAAAACTCAACAGTTCAGCATTTCTAATATCACCGCAAATGGTTctaaaaaaaaggggggggggagGGGAATATCTGGCTGCAATGTTAGAATGATCACGTGAAGAGTTCCTATACCATGACAGTTGACAGGAATTCACAGCTCTGTCCTTTGAGTATCATATGGCTTGATCCACAGGTGGAGACGCGAGCTGATTAGTGATGAttaccaaaaaaaataaaaaaacaaacacaACAATTGTCGTATGCGTTCACCTGCTGACCTGGACCCAGAAACTTATTAgttatggtataatatttttctctcacaataaatcaacgaaCGAACGTGGCCCTAGACGCGCCGATTAAACAACTACGCATTCACACCTGGTGCACGCAACGAACGATGAGCGTAGTGAAAAATGGCATGGATTTGGATATGAAACGGTGATTTGGATTACTTCACCAGCATTTTGGTTTCGGTGTGTTTAGAGAACTAACTAATTTTAGCGGAAAAAATATCTAAAAAAGGTAAGAAAAGTGCATGCGCAGCGTGAGTGTGACTACTCACTTTTTCTCTCGTTGATGAAGAAACTGGTTGAATTTACTTGCCACAAAAATCTTGGGAAAATGGGAGGAGAAAACGCAACCGCAGCAGAGCCATGCTGCGCACCAGCTATACACCGAGACACGTCTCTACGTGGACCCGATTCACGCAGAAAGTCCAGCACGCCCATGGACCAGGTCCACGATATTTTCCCCCGGAATGGCAGACACGCGCTCTACAAAATAGGCCGGCCACGCGTGCCATGCGATGTTCCCCCGACGCAGCAGCACGGCAGACCCTCCCATCCGTTTCCTCCTCGTCGCACCGGTTCTCTCCTCGATTTCCCCCGTCGCGAGATCGCCTGATCTCTCTAGCGCACGGCGGccggagaagaggaggagggggGACGATCTCATTCATCGGATCGGCGTGCCTGTGTTGTCtgttgttttgattttttttttctttactctttttttttttgtttgttcatTCAATCAGTAATAAGATTTCTGATTTGGGGGCCGCGGTTCACCATGGGATTCGGAATGGGGGATAACGGGGCGAGCTCCTCGTCGTCGCGGCTGGACCCCGCGCCGCTGCTGCCGCGCCACGGCAGCGGGAGCCGCGAGGCTGGCCTGTCGTCGCAGCCCAAGACGTTCGCCAACGTCTTCATCGCGGTGGTCGGCGCCGGCGTGCTGGGGCTGCCGTACACCTTCTCGCACACCGGGTGGGCGGCGGGCACGCTGCTGCTCTTTTCCGTCGCCGCGCTCACCTTCTACTGCATGATGCTGCTTGTcgcgtgccgccgccgcctcgccgacGAGCACCCTAAGATCGCCTCGTTCGGGGACCTCGGGGACGCCGTGTTCGGCGCGCACGGGCGGTTCGCCGTGGACGTCATGCTGGTGCTCAGCCAAGTCAGCTTCTGCGTCGGGTACCTCATCTTCATCTCCAACACCATGGCGCACCTCTACCCGATCACCGCGCCGTCCTCCTCCGCGCTCCTCTCCCCCAAGGCGCTCGTCATCTGGGCGATGCTGCCGTTCCAGCTCGGGCTCAATTCCATCAAGACGCTCACGCTGCTCGCGCCGCTCAGCATCTTCGCCGACGTCGTCGACCTCGGCGCCATGGGCGTAGTCCTTGGCCAGGAGGTCGCCGCCTGGCTCGCCAAGCCCGTGcccgtggccgccttcggtgggCCTGCCGCTCTTCTCTACGGGCTCGGCGTCTCCGTGTACGCGTTCGAGGGCGTCGGCATGGTGCTGCCgctggaggcggaggcggcgaacAAGAGGAAGTTCGGCGTCACGCTCGGGCTGTCCATGGCGTTCATCGCCGTCATGTACGGGCTGTTCGGCGTGATGGGCTACGTCGCGTTCGGCGACGCCACGCGGGACATCATCACCACCAACCTCGGCGCCGGGTGGCTGTCGGCCGCCGTGCAGCTGGGGCTCTGCATCAACCTGTTCTTCACGATGCCGGTGATGATGAACCCCGTGTACGAGGTCGCCGAGCGCCTGCTCCACGGAAAGCGCTACTGCTGGTGGCTCAGGTGGCTGCTGGTCATCGTCGTCGGACTCACCGCCATGTACGTGCCCAACTTCACGGACTTCCTGGCGCTCGTCGGGAGCAGCGTCTGCGTCCTCCTCGGGTTCGTGCTGCCGGCCACGTTCCACCTCAAGGTGTTCGGCACCGAGATGGAATGGCCCGGAGTGGTATCCGATGTCCTGCTGGTCGTGATCGGCCTCTCGCTCGCCGTGTTCGGAACGTACACGTCGCTGCTGCACATCTTCCACTCGTCAAGCGCTTGATCGGCGCACCTTCTGCTACGCACGAAGGATTAATTTCCTTCCTCCGTGCATTAGTTTCAGGTACCTTGGTCGTGCTCCTGTGTTCACAGAAGTGGACTAGAGGATTTGGAGGAAGGAACGCCCATCTCAGGTCTGAGCTGTTCGTCCATTTGGGCCTGGATTTTGCGTCGATCATCGCGTTCTTCAAGAGCAGATTACTATGCAGGTGTTGTTTGTGAGTGGCTTGTACCGGATGGGGAAGGGAAAATCTGTACACTTTTGTTACGACAGATTTCAGGTACTCCCTGTAGCAATGTCATACGAGTGTATGCGTCCTAGATGTTCCTCCTGCTGTGCACGATTGATTCGATGAAAGGACAAAATTTTCACTCTGAGTGGCCACATGTTTGCTTCCAGTGCTAATTTCACTTGTGAATTGGTCCTTTGTCCATCTGAGGCAGGCCTAGCAGCTAGGACAGACGGACGAGTTCGAGTTTGTATCACGATTCATGTACACTCTTAAATTTCGGTCTCCTTTTCATTTAGAAAGCTAATAAGCTATTCTGGACAAGCAATTGGGACGAGTTGTATCGCCACTTGTCAAGGTATACTCAGTTCAGTTCTCTTTattaaggtggtgtttggatcgGGAGGATGTtatatggggtgttcggatactaataaaaaaataaattacataatctgtcagtgctccacgagacaaatctttaagcctaattaatccgtcattagcacatgatactgtagcaccacattgtcaaatcatggactaattagtcttaaaagattcgtctcgcaaattagtcgcaaactatgtaattatttttgtaattaatctatatttaatactctatgcatatgccCAAACATTAGATAGaatagcgactaaaatttaggagagacAACAAAACACCGTCCAGGAACACGCAATGGTAGTTTGAGACATAGCCTGGAACATGTTCAGAGTTGCAAATGAGTACATCAAGTGCCTCTTTAGTTTCCAaagttttgcaaaatttttcaagattcctcgtcacatcgaatctttggatacATGTATGAAgcgttaaatataaataaaaaataaaactaattacacagtttagacgaaattcacgagacgaatcttttaagtctaattagattaTAATTAGatattaattgtcaaataacaacgaaagtgctatagtactatttctcaaaaaaaaaattcgtCAACTAAACAAGCTCAAGTAAATGCAGGTGCGGTTATGCCTTCCTTTAATATGTTTTTTTTAATTCCTTTTCTCAGTTGACAAGCGACCATTGAGAAACGTGGCTGACAGAAGAAAAAGTAATGGAAACTCATCGGGCCCTTCTGCTGCTCTGCCGATCGGAAGATCTGCAGCCCCTTCGGTTTGGCTGTtgctcgtcgtaaacgatcgtaaatttttatttagaataatatttttcttttattaaATTAGTCCGCAGTATTTTTTCATAAATCAGCAACGATATGAATCAGCCAACAAACAGACTGCTGGTCTTAGGCCGTGCCCAACGCAAACAGCTGCCCCAGCCTCCACGTCGGAACGCcggttcggctggggctgaaacgatcgtatatgatcgtggattattactgctgactgatttagtgtgagagaaaaatattgttctggtcggaaatttacgatcgtttacgaccgaaCGAACAGACCAACTCCAACCAGCCCCCCATCTCAACTCCTACCTTATTTTTTAGGTTCAAACACAAAAATTTGTCCCCAACCAATCCCTCATCTAAACCTCGATGGATGAGGGTCTCCTATTTCTCTCTCCTCATCTCCTAGATGTGGGAGACTCTCAACCGATCCCTCATCCGCTTGGGAGACCAACGGCCTAGTTCCCGCGTCGCCGCTGAGTTTTCCGTCCAGGTGCGCTCGCCCCGCTTCCTTGTTCTACCTGTGGCCTTCATCCCTGCTCGCGCTCGCTCAAGGGCAATGGGTGAACTGTATTCATTGAGAGAGTGATGGAGAAGAACCAGTGCGTTGTGGATCTGGCCGCGCCGGCCACGCTCCGATCTCCTACACGCGCTCGttccgcgggggggggggggggggggggcagctcGTTGGCGCGCCCGAGTGCAGCCCCATCTTGCCGCTGCCACACATGTACGCGCAGCCGCCACTGCTCCAAACCAGCCCTGCAAGCTTTGGCATTATTTAATCAAGTTTTGCCGCTGCTCCCAACCAGCCCACCTTGCCCCACCCGTAGTAGCGTGGAGTGTTGTGAGGGAACTGTGAGAGTGGCGTGAGGAGAGAAAAAATAATAGTTGCAAATTATTTGAGAAAATAATTCCTCCAATATTTAGCCGTAAAAAATTGTTGTTAACAAATATCCATTCCAATAATACTAACACGGTTTAGATATAAAATACTGGACTTGATAGTTAGAAGTTATGTATAAAATATAGGTGAGAGAAATTAGGGAGGCTGGAATGAGAGTTCGGTTGAAAGACAGAGAGAAATGAGGGATAAAATCTGAACGAGGGATTCTCATTTGTGAGAGTAGGAAGTCAAATTTTGAGAGATTGGTTGGAGTTGCCTCATAGCACGAAGCCCGCGTTGGAGAGTAGAACCAGAGGGAGTAAAGCTGCAGAGTGGGCAGAGTGGACAGTGGCGTGGATGACAAAAGCTCTGGAAAAGTTAAGGATTGCAATGAGAATGTActcgtcgggtatcgccggaatgTTCTCTTTCCTgttacggagaattcatcccgtctccgtccccgttaactgtcttaGGTATAGATTCTTGCTCATCCCTGTACCcatcgggcatcggtcgggtaacagatacccgacgggtaccgTATACCCGATAaccaaggacacttggggtcacagctttgcaatcggagacgtttcttcttcacccgggtataagtgtcggaatctcggagatgccgagaagaaggagcgaggttgcgagaaggacgagcaaaggtggcagatagaccgaactgaggaagcgaggggcacgagcgctcgtgaggcaggcgtgcttgtgctgctggcggagatggtgaggaaaatgaactagggttcctagaatacacaaactatatatatgattgttcagatttggaccaaaatacatatgttgagcttctttgggtctaatactcgcatgacagctcaaatagttgggttctccaacgggtaacggggacggataaacagggaacgttttcgtatccgctatacccgtcggggatggattcttgcctatttagatgcccgcgggtaaagatatgatcccatccccatcTTCTAATGGATAAAATATCCGTCGGGTATCGGGGCCCACCATCTTTAGGAAAAGTACTGCCTTCCTCGGAAGATTCACGGCATGACTCCGCCTTCGCTTGATTTATAAGTTAGTACTTTTTTTAATCGATAAACAGGATTTTCTACCCAGCCATAATTTATCAGCAGCAGTCATTCCGGTCTAGGTGGACTCTGAAGCATACGATTGCTGCTGCCCGCGTTGGCCCTGCCCTTATCTTCCTTGCATGTTGTCCATCAGTCTGCTTATGGTCTCTGTGGGTCATGTATCATAGCGAAACACTCCAAAGGGCGCTGTCACCAGATAAGGGCGATGGCCGTTCAGCCAGCTGAACGTCTTTTCGCCTTTTGTCGTGTCTAGGCGCCGCTTTCCTGGACTGACTCGGCGTTTGCTCGACAGGTTGGAGAACATATTTTAACACAGTAATTGCTCGtcatgacttttttttttttttggatgggTCTC is from Miscanthus floridulus cultivar M001 chromosome 7, ASM1932011v1, whole genome shotgun sequence and encodes:
- the LOC136464087 gene encoding amino acid transporter AVT3B-like, giving the protein MGFGMGDNGASSSSSRLDPAPLLPRHGSGSREAGLSSQPKTFANVFIAVVGAGVLGLPYTFSHTGWAAGTLLLFSVAALTFYCMMLLVACRRRLADEHPKIASFGDLGDAVFGAHGRFAVDVMLVLSQVSFCVGYLIFISNTMAHLYPITAPSSSALLSPKALVIWAMLPFQLGLNSIKTLTLLAPLSIFADVVDLGAMGVVLGQEVAAWLAKPVPVAAFGGPAALLYGLGVSVYAFEGVGMVLPLEAEAANKRKFGVTLGLSMAFIAVMYGLFGVMGYVAFGDATRDIITTNLGAGWLSAAVQLGLCINLFFTMPVMMNPVYEVAERLLHGKRYCWWLRWLLVIVVGLTAMYVPNFTDFLALVGSSVCVLLGFVLPATFHLKVFGTEMEWPGVVSDVLLVVIGLSLAVFGTYTSLLHIFHSSSA